CGTCGGTCGTCGCGCAACCCCCAGGGCTCGACCACCGCACTGCTCGGTGACTCGCCTCGAGTGGACTTCACCGGGTAACGATGGATGGCACCCAATCGTGCGGTCATGCCCTCATCGTGGCTGCCCGCTATCGTGGTTTCCAAAAGGGCTCGTGCTCGTCGACTGCACTGCTGGGGTGCCTATCGCAGCGTATTCGTATCGAGCCTTCGTAGATCGAGAGATGGAGAAAGTTTGTGTCCAGTTCGGGTAGTCGTCTGTTCACCAGTGAGTCCGTTACCGAAGGACACCCGGACAAGATATGTGACGCGATCAGCGACTCGATCCTGGACGCATTGCTCACCGACGACCCCCACAGCCGGGTAGCGGTCGAGACGTTGGTGACCACCGGTCAGGTGCATGTCGCCGGTGAGGTCACCACGTCGGCCTACGCCGACATCCCGAAGATCGTTCGGGAACGGGTACTCGATATCGGCTACGACTCGTCGGCCAAGGGCTTCGACGGAAACTCCTGCGGGGTCAACATCGCGATCGGGGCCCAGTCACCGGAGATCGCCCAGGGCGTGGATCATTCGCACGAGGCCCGGGTCGAGGGCGTCTCCGACGACGACATCGACCGGCAGGGTGCCGGTGACCAAGGCCTGATGTTCGGCTACGCCACCGTCGAGACCCCCGAGCTGATGCCGCTGCCGATCGCGCTGGCGCACCGCCTCTCGCGCCGGCTCGCGGCGGCGCGCAAGGACGGCGTCCTGCCGTATCTCCGGCCGGACGGCAAGACCCAGGTGACCATCGAGTATCGCGACCACCAGGCGGTCCGGTTGGACACGGTGGTGATCTCCACCCAGCACGCCGCCGACATCGACCTGGACAACCTGCTCACTCCCGACATCCGGCGGGAGGTGCTCGATCATGTGCTCACCGAGCTGGCGCTACCCAGCCTGGACACCAGCGACGTCCGGCTGCTGGTGAACCCCACCGGCAAATTCGTCCTCGGCGGTCCGATGGGCGATGCCGGGCTGACCGGCCGCAAGATCATCGTGGACACCTACGGCGGCTTCGCCCGACACGGTGGTGGAGCGTTCTCCGGAAAAGACCCGTCGAAGGTGGACCGCTCCGCGGCGTACGCCATGCGCTGGGTCGCGAAGAATGCCGTGGCCGCCGGCCTGGCCGATCGGATCGAGGTGCAGGTGGCATACGCGATCGGCAAGGCTGCGCCGGTCGGGTTGTTCGTCGAGACGTTCGGCACGGAGAAGGTCGATCCGGATCGAATCTCGGCGGCGATCACCGAGGTGTTCGACCTGCGACCGGGGGCGATCATCCGCGATCTCGACCTGCTCCGACCGATCTACGCGCCCACCGCCGCGTACGGCCACTTCGGTCGGACCGATATCGACCTGCCCTGGGAGCAGACCGACCGCGCCGACAAGCTGCGCGCCGCTGCCGGCGTGTAGTCCGTGGATCGACCGGTAGCTCGCATTCTCCCGCTGCTACCGGTACCGCATCTCGATCGGGAGTTCGACTATCTGGTGCCGGCCGACCTGGACGAGATCGCCCAGCCCGGGGTTCGAGTCCGGGTCCGGTTCGCCGGCCGATCGGTCGACGGATTCCTGCTGGACCGGCTCGATCGGTCCGACCATCCGGGTGAACTCGCGCCGTTGCATCGGGTGGTCTCGGTCGAGCGGGTACTGACGCCGGAGATCCACGCGCTCGTCGACGCGGTGGCGACCCGCTATGCGGGCACCCGGGCCGACGTGCTGCGGTTGGCGATCCCACCCCGGCACGGTCGGGCCGAGAACGCTGCGTCGCCCGCGCCGGTGTCGGTGGTGCCTCCGACGGTTGCGGGCGATACCTGGGCGCGCTACGCACACGGCAACGCCTTCCTGACCGCCCTGGCCGAGCGCCGATCGCCGCGGGCTGCCTGGCAGGCGCTACCCGGGGAAGACTGGCCGCAGCGGCTGGCCGAGGCCGCCGCGACCGCTGCCGCGGCCGGTGCCGGTGTGGTGTTGGTGGTACCCGACCAACGCGACCTGGATCGCGTGCTGGCCGCCTGCACCGCGCTGGCCGGCCCGGATCCGGTGGTTGCGCTGGCCGCCGGGTTGGGGCCGCAGGCGCGGTATCGACGTTGGCTGGCCGCGTTGCGGGGGAGCGCGCGGATCGTGGTCGGTACCCGCAGCGCGGTGTTTGCGCCGGTCCCCGACCTCGGCTTGATCGCGATCTGGGACGACGGCGACCCCGGTTACGCCGAGCCGCGTGCCCCCTATCCGCACACCCGCGAGGTGGCGTTGCTGCGCGCGCACGCGACCGGTGCGGCATTCCTGGCCGGTGGGTTCGCGCGCACTGCCGAGGTGGCGTCGTTGGTCGCCTCCGGCTGGGCACACGACCTGCTGGCGCCCCGGTCGGTGGTGCGGGCGGCCGCCCCGACGATCACCGCTCCCGGCGACAGCGACATCGCGCTCGAACGCGACCCGCGGGCGGCTCAGGACCGGATTCCGGCGGTGGCGTTCGCGACGGTCCGAGCTGCCCTGGCAGCCGACGCGCCGGTGCTGGTGCAGGTGCCGCGCCGCGGGTATCTGCCGGCGCTCGCCTGCGCGAAGTGTCGCGCTCCCGCTCGTTGTCGACGCTGCCATGGTCCGCTTGCCCTCCCTGCGGCCGGGGACGCAGCCGCGCCGACGTGTCGTTGGTGCGGTATCGCCGAGCCGAACTTTCGCTGCGCGGTCTGCGGGTCACGGATCCTGCGCGCCGTGGCGGTGGGTGCCGCGCGCACCGCCGAAGAGCTGGGCCGAGCGTTTCCCGGCGTCCCGGTCGTCGCATCGGGCCGCCCGGGCGGGTCGACCGGTGCCGAGGAGCTCGTCGTATCGGACACGATCGCCGAGGGGGCACAGCTCGTCGTGGCGACGATCGGCGCCGAGCCGGTGGCGCCGACCGGGTACGGCGCAGCCCTGCTGCTCGACGGCTGGACGCTGCTCGGCCGGGCGGATCTGCGCGCTGCCGAGCAGACATTGCGACGCTGGATGGCGGCTGCGGCGCTGGTGCGGCCGGCCGGGGCAGGTGGCCGGGTGATCGTCGGCGCCGATCCGGGCGATCCCACGGTGCAGGCGTTGGTCCGCTGGGATCCGGCCGGGCACGCCGCCGCCCAGCTGGCCGAGCGCGTCGAACTCGCCTTCCCGCCGGCGGTGCGGGTCGCGGCGATCGATGGCACCGCGCGAACGATTGCGGCGCTGCTCGAGGTCGCCGAATTGCCGCCGGGAACCGAGCAGCTCGGGCCGGTGCCGCTCCCGCCGGGGGCCCGGAAACCGTTTGCAGCGGACGATGGCGGGTCTGCGACCGCGGAGCCGGCCGACATCGAGCGGACGCTGCTGCGCGTGGCCAAGACCTCCGGTCCGGCGCTCGCCGAAGCCCTCGGCGCCGCGGTCCGCGCACGCAGTGCGCGACGAGACGGCGGCCCACTCCGCGTGCAGATCGACCCGATCGATTTCGGCTGACCCGACCGATCGTTACCGGGACTTGCAGTCGATGCATTGACGATATATCGTCGTTAGTACGTTCAATAACGAGCCTGAAGGAGGCTGACATGGAATACCCGGAGACAGACTTCACCGAACGAGATTTCCGGTCGAAAGGTCGGAAGGCGATGCGGGAGCGTATCCGCGAGCATCAGCGGCACGGCGGTCCGGAGGGCTTCGGCCGGCCGGGCTTCGGTCCCGGATTCGGCGGTCCCGGGTTCGGGCCGGGGCGCGGTTTCGGGCCCGGCGGTCCCGGCTTCGGTCGCGGACGCGGCCGGGGCGGTCGCGGACGGCGTGGCGACGTGCGAGCAGCGGTGCTGCTACTGCTCGCCGAGGAGCCGCGGCACGGCTACGAGCTGATCCAGCAGATCCGCCGCCGCAGCAACGACCTGTGGCGGCCCAGTCCGGGATCGATCTACCCTGCGCTCGCTCAATTGGAAGACGAGGGATTGGTGCTGATCGAGAAGGTGTCCGGGCGCAAGACCGCGAAGCTCACCACCGAAGGTGAGACCTACGTGGCCGAGCATCGGACCGAACTCGGCGACCCGTGGGCAGAAGTTGCCGACGGGGTCGACGACAAAGAGGTCGATCTGCGTGCGTTGACCGGCACGGTGATGGGAGCCGTCGCCCAGGTTGCCATGGTCGGTGATGCCGAGCAGGCAGCGCGGGCTCGGCAGATCCTGATCGACACGCGCAAGGCGCTCTACCGACTGCTGGCCGAAGACGAAGCCGACACCGATGACCCGGCCCCGTCGGGGCCGGTCGACCCGACCGCCGAGTGAACCGATCGGCGTGCCTACCGAACGACCGACTACCGGTAGGCACGCCGAAGGTCGATACTCTTCGGCGTGCAACGCCGATGGAGGGTCAGGCCGTCTTGTCCGACACGCACGATGCTGCCTGTTTCAGCTGTGATTGCTGCGTCGGTTGTGATCTTACTACCGCTCGTCGCCCGCGCTGGGCCGACCGCTGATTCGTTACCCGGGATCTATCCCGCGCCGCTGCCGGCCAGCATTGCCGAAGTGCCGATGCGGCCCGGGCCGCCGCAGAACGGACACGGAACTGCGGCACGTTACGCCCGGGACCACCCCGGCACCGCGCCGCCCGGCGCCAACGACTTCTCCTGCCGGAGCAAGGATCACAGCCGCCCGGTGGTGCTGTTGCACGGCACCGATGCGAATGCCTATTCGGACTGGGCCGCTATCTCGCCGCGGCTGCGCTCGGCGGGCTATTGCCCGTTCGCGGTCAATTACGGCGGTCGGCCCGGCGAGGACTCGTTCGGCACCGAAGACATCACCCGAAGCGCTTACCAGGTTGCCGACTTCGTTGCGCGTGTCCGTGCCGAGACCGGTGCGCCGCGGGTCGACCTGATCGGCTACTCGCAAGGGGCGACCGTTGCCCGGCTGTATGTCAACCGGCTCGGCGGCGCGGCCTCGGTAGCCCGCTGGATCGGCCTGGCCTCGCCCACGTACGGCGGCGTGCTCTACGGCGCCGTGCCGATCGCCCAGGCGATACCGGGTGCGCTGGACGTGGCCACGCAGCTGGTCTCGGTCGCGGCGGTACAGCAGGTTCAGGGCTCGCCGTTGCTCGACGACCTCAACGCCGGGGGGGACACGGTCGCGGGGGTGGAGTACACGACGATCGGTAGTCGGTACGACGAAGTGATCCAGCCGGCCGACAACGCGGCACTACGGTCACCCGGCGCGACGAACATCGTGCTGCAGGACTCGTGCCCGGTCGATTTGACCGGGCATTTCCATCTGGTCTACGACCCGTACGTGATCGATCTCCTGTTGACCACCCTGGACGCGGCCCGCCCGCGGACCGCGCCGTGCGTGCCGGTGCCGCTCGGCACCGGCATCGCCGAACTGATCGAGGCGACCTACAACTGAGCGACTATTCGGCCAGTTTGGCGATCGCCTGGGCCCAGAGGAAGTACTTGTTGGTGCCCAGATCGGCGATCGTCCGCACGCCCAACGCTTGCAACAGCAGTTCCGCCTTGGCGTCACTGATGCCCTGCAGTGCGGCGACCGGGGCCTTCGCGAGCTCCTCGACCGGCTTGTCTTCGTACGCCTTGTCCAGCTTGTTCTCGAATCCCGCCACAGTTCCTCCATAGACGTGTATCGCAAGTGGCCGGAGTGGCCGTTGGTCAGTCAACACGGACCGGCCGGTGCTGTACACCGCTTGTGGCTGCGTGTTTGCCACGTCACGGTTACTAGACTGTCCGAGTGATCGTCGATGGACCGGCCCGATGCGACTGATCTTTGCCGGCACCCCCGAGCCGGCCGTGCCCGCGCTGCGGCGGCTGCTCACATCGTCTTCGCACTCCGTGGTTGCGGTGCTGACCAGGCCGGATGCGGTGGCGGGACGCGGTCGACGGGTGACTCGGTCGCCGGTCGGGCAGCTTGCCGACGAGTACGATATTCCGTTGCTCATGCCGCAGCGTCCGGCCGAACCGGGGTTCGCCGAGCAGGTGGCCGAGCTGGCACCGGACTGTTGCCCGGTCGTCGCTTATGGCGCTCTGTTGCCTGCCGGATTGCTCGACATACCCAGGTACGGCTGGATCAACCTGCATTTCTCGCTGCTGCCGGCGTGGCGCGGGGCGGCGCCGGTCCAGGCTGCGATCGCCGCCGGTGACGACTTCACCGGCGCAAGCACCTTCCGGATCGAACCCGCTCTCGACACCGGGCCCGTATACGGGGTGGTGACCGAGTCGATTCGGCCGTGGGACACCGCCGGCAAGCTGCTCGCTCGGCTCGCCGAGTCGGGGGCCGACCTGCTCGCCGCGACGATGGACACGGTGGCGGCCGGGACGGCGGCGCCGGTTCCCCAGTCGACCGACGGCGTCTCCTACGCACCGAAGGTCACCGCGGCCGCCGCGCGGATTCGGTGGGATCGCCCTGCGTTGGCGGTGGATCGGCAGATCCGCTCGGTCACTCCGGCGCCCGGCGCCTGGACCACGCTGGCCGACAATCGGATCAAGGTGGGTCCGGCGGTCCCCGGCGAGCGCACCCTGCCGCCGGGCCGGATCGAGGTGACCCGCGACGGGGTGTTCGTCGGTACCGGCACCGCGGCGGTCCGGCTGGATCAGGTGCAGCCGCCGGGTAAGAAGATGATGAACGCGCTCGACTGGGCTCGTGGCGCCCGGCTGTCCGACGACACGGCCTTCCGGTAGATATGGCCTTCCAGTAACGGTGGTATTGCATGACGCAACGTCCGGCGAATCGTCGCCGACCCGGCGGGCCGCAGCGCGGCCGCCCGGCTCGCCCGCCGCGCCCGGAGACAGCCGAGTCGGAGTCGGCCGGCGACCCGGTTCGTGCGGCGGCGCGTGATGTGTTGCGCGCCGTCCGCGAGCGCGACGCATACGCCAACCTGGTGTTGCCCGGCTTGCTGCGGGACCGCCGGATCGCCGGCCGGGACGCCGCACTGGCCACCGAGCTGGCCTACGGGGCGTGCCGGACGCAGGGACTGCTGGATGCGGTGATCACCGCCTGTGCCGATCGCCCGCTGGATCGGATCGACGGTCCGATCCTGGACCTGCTACGCCTGGGCACCTATCAACTGCTCCGCACCCGGATCGGTGCGCATGCCGCGGTGAACACCACCGTCGAGCTGGCCCGGGCCGAGTTCGGGATCGGCCGTTCGGGTTTCGTCAACGCGGTGTTACGTCGGGTGGCCGAGCACGACGCGGACGACTGGGTGGCGCGGCTGGCGCCGACCGATCCGGTCGGCCGATCGGCCTTCGCCCACGCCCACCCGGTCTGGATCGCGCAGGTGTTCGCCGACGCGCTCGGCGCCCGGGCCGGCGAGCTGGCCGACGCGTTGGCCGCCGACAACGTCGCGCCCGT
Above is a genomic segment from Skermania piniformis containing:
- the metK gene encoding methionine adenosyltransferase; amino-acid sequence: MSSSGSRLFTSESVTEGHPDKICDAISDSILDALLTDDPHSRVAVETLVTTGQVHVAGEVTTSAYADIPKIVRERVLDIGYDSSAKGFDGNSCGVNIAIGAQSPEIAQGVDHSHEARVEGVSDDDIDRQGAGDQGLMFGYATVETPELMPLPIALAHRLSRRLAAARKDGVLPYLRPDGKTQVTIEYRDHQAVRLDTVVISTQHAADIDLDNLLTPDIRREVLDHVLTELALPSLDTSDVRLLVNPTGKFVLGGPMGDAGLTGRKIIVDTYGGFARHGGGAFSGKDPSKVDRSAAYAMRWVAKNAVAAGLADRIEVQVAYAIGKAAPVGLFVETFGTEKVDPDRISAAITEVFDLRPGAIIRDLDLLRPIYAPTAAYGHFGRTDIDLPWEQTDRADKLRAAAGV
- a CDS encoding primosomal protein N' — encoded protein: MDRPVARILPLLPVPHLDREFDYLVPADLDEIAQPGVRVRVRFAGRSVDGFLLDRLDRSDHPGELAPLHRVVSVERVLTPEIHALVDAVATRYAGTRADVLRLAIPPRHGRAENAASPAPVSVVPPTVAGDTWARYAHGNAFLTALAERRSPRAAWQALPGEDWPQRLAEAAATAAAAGAGVVLVVPDQRDLDRVLAACTALAGPDPVVALAAGLGPQARYRRWLAALRGSARIVVGTRSAVFAPVPDLGLIAIWDDGDPGYAEPRAPYPHTREVALLRAHATGAAFLAGGFARTAEVASLVASGWAHDLLAPRSVVRAAAPTITAPGDSDIALERDPRAAQDRIPAVAFATVRAALAADAPVLVQVPRRGYLPALACAKCRAPARCRRCHGPLALPAAGDAAAPTCRWCGIAEPNFRCAVCGSRILRAVAVGAARTAEELGRAFPGVPVVASGRPGGSTGAEELVVSDTIAEGAQLVVATIGAEPVAPTGYGAALLLDGWTLLGRADLRAAEQTLRRWMAAAALVRPAGAGGRVIVGADPGDPTVQALVRWDPAGHAAAQLAERVELAFPPAVRVAAIDGTARTIAALLEVAELPPGTEQLGPVPLPPGARKPFAADDGGSATAEPADIERTLLRVAKTSGPALAEALGAAVRARSARRDGGPLRVQIDPIDFG
- a CDS encoding PadR family transcriptional regulator encodes the protein MEYPETDFTERDFRSKGRKAMRERIREHQRHGGPEGFGRPGFGPGFGGPGFGPGRGFGPGGPGFGRGRGRGGRGRRGDVRAAVLLLLAEEPRHGYELIQQIRRRSNDLWRPSPGSIYPALAQLEDEGLVLIEKVSGRKTAKLTTEGETYVAEHRTELGDPWAEVADGVDDKEVDLRALTGTVMGAVAQVAMVGDAEQAARARQILIDTRKALYRLLAEDEADTDDPAPSGPVDPTAE
- a CDS encoding esterase/lipase family protein; its protein translation is MLPVSAVIAASVVILLPLVARAGPTADSLPGIYPAPLPASIAEVPMRPGPPQNGHGTAARYARDHPGTAPPGANDFSCRSKDHSRPVVLLHGTDANAYSDWAAISPRLRSAGYCPFAVNYGGRPGEDSFGTEDITRSAYQVADFVARVRAETGAPRVDLIGYSQGATVARLYVNRLGGAASVARWIGLASPTYGGVLYGAVPIAQAIPGALDVATQLVSVAAVQQVQGSPLLDDLNAGGDTVAGVEYTTIGSRYDEVIQPADNAALRSPGATNIVLQDSCPVDLTGHFHLVYDPYVIDLLLTTLDAARPRTAPCVPVPLGTGIAELIEATYN
- the fmt gene encoding methionyl-tRNA formyltransferase, with the protein product MRLIFAGTPEPAVPALRRLLTSSSHSVVAVLTRPDAVAGRGRRVTRSPVGQLADEYDIPLLMPQRPAEPGFAEQVAELAPDCCPVVAYGALLPAGLLDIPRYGWINLHFSLLPAWRGAAPVQAAIAAGDDFTGASTFRIEPALDTGPVYGVVTESIRPWDTAGKLLARLAESGADLLAATMDTVAAGTAAPVPQSTDGVSYAPKVTAAAARIRWDRPALAVDRQIRSVTPAPGAWTTLADNRIKVGPAVPGERTLPPGRIEVTRDGVFVGTGTAAVRLDQVQPPGKKMMNALDWARGARLSDDTAFR